Within Cucumis melo cultivar AY chromosome 4, USDA_Cmelo_AY_1.0, whole genome shotgun sequence, the genomic segment GTCACTTCCTGGCCTTCACAAGTACATACAAAATAATTTCATCTGATGGAATATTCTGATGCAGGCTAATGAAAAGACCCAAAACTCCAAAACCTTAATGTGTAAGAAAAGTTTTAGTCAGTTCCTTCTCAACAATTGGGTGTATTATATGCATAAACGAGCTTATCTCAATGGTAATTTGCATGACCTAACTGGAAGTCGAACGTTCAATTTGGGGCCTATTATGTCATCACAGGAATTCAGGCGATTTGTTCAATACCATAAAGTAGGGGAATGATGATGGCAAATGTAATATTTTCCATTAGCTTCAATTAATATCTTAATATCCGGTAGAACCAAATGCTTCTACTTACATTTACTTACTACTTTTCCAGACGCATTTCTTCAAATTAAGCAGTTCTGatgaaataaaaatttaaagtaAAACAGTCATTTCTAAAGATTATATACTAAGAAAACCTATACCCTTCTGTGACATTCCTATTTCATatgaataagaaagaaaaagaagaccaCACGAAACATTAAAGAATTCCCCCTTCTCTACATCAAAATCCATTCATTTCCCAGCCAAAAACATATGGACCAAGCCATACCTATAGTTTATGGGTTATGGGTTGTGGGATTCTGGAAAAGCGTTTACAGATTCAGATAAGTATATAAAACATAATCGGTGAACTGTGTGGCATTACCAATTTATAACGGATCACAACTAGTACACTATTCAACACTCCCAAGTCCAGATAGCAGTGATAAACAGTTTTTAAACTTAACAACCGGTAAAGGTCAACTATCCTGAGCTTCCATGACAGTGAAGGACTGTTTCAATACAGTCATCCCGCTTGTTCCCAACAATTAGATAGGGAAAACAGTAGAAAGAAAAGTTTGCCAAGGTATCAATTTATAACCAATTCAAAATCTCAACCGTTCATGAGAACTTCATCTGACTAATAAATCCAAGATGGCATTGCATGCCGCTCTTTACAACAAGTTCTGAACCAGATGAACTATCAAGCTTAACTATAAAAACAACTGGTAGTAGGCTACTACGAATGCTAATTGGTCCAAGACCGTAAGATACATACTTACCTTTCATTAGGCGTTCCTCCCAAGCATTATGCCCTACCCAAGATGGATCTGAATCCTGAAAATTTGGGAATGAAATTAAAGCTATTGCTGGCTAAGGGACCATTTGCTGTAAATTAAGATTGCACATGGAACGCCAAAATAACCTTTTAATGGACATGGGCTCAAGTCCACGCACTTTATGGAGTAATATGAAATTCGGCATGGAGATTATGTATTGCCAATCATACAGCCGAACCAAAAAGATGAGATGACTAAAATCCTTTTAATTTGGCTGAAGGGTTAGACTACTTACCAACTTCTTCCTGGTTAACAAATTAGTATCGTTTGTAAGCATTCTCGTAATCATCGCGCCTCTGACGTTGAAACTCCCCAAAATTACCATGAGGTCTTGAAGGATAATTCTCCATGTGATTTTGATACTTGCTTCTTGAATCGAGGGCCGCCAAATTAGCCCCTTCGTAATGGGCATTGACTGAGCCACCTTCATATTCAGAATAGTTATGCTGCTTATAACCACCAAAACTTGAAGCGGCCATTTGCTGGTGCACTTGTTGCTGACGCCTTTGGGCATCAAGTTGGAGAAACTCATCCCACTGCTTTGCATGTGTGCCCCTCAAATGAGTCAATTTCTTCGTGTAGCTCTCTCTCATCTCCCTTATAGtctttttataaaacaataagtAAAAAGCACAAACTTGAAATTAAAATAACGAAGAGTAGGAAATTCATCGTGTAAAGAAGATCCAAATGGGGGGGATAATCTCAACatagaaaaagggaaaaatacACCAGGTTCCATTCGATGAATGATTGCATTGATAGGAGATCCATACCTCACGGTGTTTAtaattttcttcatcttcttctttatcACGAATCTTTCCAAGTTCAGTTGCTTCCCTTTTATACTCCATCTCCAGTTCTTCAAGAGATTGGGGAAAAGCTGGATACTCGAACTGACGACTAGATTGCAAATCGGATCCTCTTCTCTCATTGTCCCATCCTTCGGTTCTACCATATGCACCCTTGTTCTGATAACTATCATATGAACCAAACGAGCTGCCAGAATAAGGTGGATGAGCTGGAGACTTTGAGTGGCTTGAACGACCTCTAACTCTGTCATTGCCATAAGCTTCAAAATAAAGGAAGAGAAGTGTTAATAGTAGATCTAATGCTACTATATGTTGCAAAGTCAACGTGATCATCATAAAATCCTACAAAGAAACCATAGGAGGAAAAACAACCAGGATGCCCGTTCATAAAATTATTATGTGAAGACAATCTGACCAATTCAGATCCTATCAGTGAAAATTACTTCAGAGTTGCATACATAAGCTTGAACAGAAGAACTTACCTCATGCTGCAAACAAACATAAGCAACAAATAACATTATTAAGAAGACCAAAAAGATAATTAGTAAAAAGATGGAGAAACAAAGATAACTACAAGCTACAACATAGAATTACCAGCTTTCTATTGATGCCGTAAACATATCCTATGCTTTTCCTACCTTGAACCGAGCTCCTTGGATATTTCTGCAAATCATCACGAGCACggttttcaacaactttctccTGTCTGCTAAACCTAGGTTGAAATTGTGATGCATTTGTAGGACCAGAATGTGATCTATGGACATCAGAACGTTGTGATCTTGAACCAGCAGGGCTTCGATCAGGTGACCTGGATTTACTCATATGAGAACTAGAAGAACCCTTTTGATCGCCGTCCTCCTTAATTAACTTGTTGACTGCATCCAATCCCTTTAACAAAATTAACCTGTCCTTGCCACTAACAATTATGAATTTCTCATCCATCTTGATCTTACAACCAACGTCCTTTTCTATCTTCTGTATTACTCTATCAGTGAAAATTGCTCTCACGTGTTTATCCCTGGCTGGTACCCTTTCAAAAAAATCTTGAGATTTACGACTTGATCCCAACGTTGAGGGGCATCCctataaataaacaaattcgtAAGTAGCATTAGTTAAAACGGTGATAATCCACTTGAATTCTATTTTTATGTGAGTAAAGGGTCATGATCTTAAAGCAAATAAAAAAGTTCCAGTAGGTCTACTTCTTGTAAGAAAACTATCATTCTATAAAAACAATTCATAAAGTACCAAATAATCTCATCGCTTCTCCCCTTGCAACATGCACACATGCACCCACACACGTGTACTGAGTGCGTGGATTCTGTATGCATGCAAGTTGGTATTGGATGGAAAACTATGCTTCAGCAAAGATAATGCTTCTGTGCCTAATCATTAGGAATGCTCTaccaaaaaaaatattagaGACATTCTAACCTATCATCTGGTGAGTAACTTTTTCTTGAAGAAGCATCATAGATATGAATAAAAAACGAACCTTTTTATACCTAGGCCTCCACGATTGAGtcccaattcatttttttttttttctttctttctttgttttaatTGAGATTTTTGCAATTTTGCACATACAAACTCAATAGAATGGGTATAAGTGGGACAGAAGCGCTAGTTTAGATTTGCAGGTGCAGCTTCAAAACCATGAAGCTACTTGGGCCTTCATAGTTGATGGTAGTTCTTTTAATAGGATCATAACTGATTCACTACCATCAGCTATGTCATGTCATGTATTCTGCCTCAAGATAAGGTGAAGGTTTATTTGATGAATAACAGGGCAGTTGTATAATCGCAAATATGCAAGTCCATATGTTGGTTAAGTTTGATAAGCTAAGAAGGAATGGAAAAAACCCCCAGTAGGAGAACAAAACATACAGAGTAGTTGGATAATTAAGGAGAGATCCAAGTCTCTCGATCTTGACTGCCTAAGGATAAAATAGCTAGCAATTGAATAAACTTCACTACTTCAAAAGTTTGAATCCTAACAATTAACATGCAGCATGTcctacgaaaaaaaaattgtagataCTTGGAAGAAGactacaaatatataaaataaatgaccTTACTATCGGTTGTATAATTGTATTCTTGAGTTCAAAAGACTACAAATATAAGAACAAAATAGGAAGGAAAACACTACAATGTgcttaacatttttttttcttttttttttttgaaaagtgtATGAGTACTACAATGTGCTTAACAATGTTCTAATATGCAGGAAGGAATTTCATTGTTTCATAGAAAATTAAGAGTTCACAGTCTGGTACTAACATAGCAATGATAGCATCTCCTTAAAAAAGATTTAGTGTTCCAAATGAACAAACTGCCTGATACACGTGAACTTATACAATAGAACTCATATCTCTTTAGCTGTGAAAAGTCTATGTGCAATAACTTAACGAGATCAATAAAAATTCTACAGTACCCATAATACCTGAGTAAAATGGCCTGATTCACCACATATTTTGCAGAtcatttcttcctcttttctcttcttccaaTTCCTCTCTGTAGCTTTTGACTTGGCCTCCCAAACCTTGGCTTCTCGGCTGGTAAAATCAGTTGGCACAGCATTGGGATCACGAGGTTCA encodes:
- the LOC103489910 gene encoding uncharacterized protein LOC103489910 isoform X1 — protein: MANSPDVDGDDDFSELYKEYTGPPRSTTVVSQEKTNTNKRSHAGSDEEDEPRDPNAVPTDFTSREAKVWEAKSKATERNWKKRKEEEMICKICGESGHFTQGCPSTLGSSRKSQDFFERVPARDKHVRAIFTDRVIQKIEKDVGCKIKMDEKFIIVSGKDRLILLKGLDAVNKLIKEDGDQKGSSSSHMSKSRSPDRSPAGSRSQRSDVHRSHSGPTNASQFQPRFSRQEKVVENRARDDLQKYPRSSVQAYGNDRVRGRSSHSKSPAHPPYSGSSFGSYDSYQNKGAYGRTEGWDNERRGSDLQSSRQFEYPAFPQSLEELEMEYKREATELGKIRDKEEDEENYKHRETIREMRESYTKKLTHLRGTHAKQWDEFLQLDAQRRQQQVHQQMAASSFGGYKQHNYSEYEGGSVNAHYEGANLAALDSRSKYQNHMENYPSRPHGNFGEFQRQRRDDYENAYKRY
- the LOC103489910 gene encoding uncharacterized protein LOC103489910 isoform X2, which produces MICKICGESGHFTQGCPSTLGSSRKSQDFFERVPARDKHVRAIFTDRVIQKIEKDVGCKIKMDEKFIIVSGKDRLILLKGLDAVNKLIKEDGDQKGSSSSHMSKSRSPDRSPAGSRSQRSDVHRSHSGPTNASQFQPRFSRQEKVVENRARDDLQKYPRSSVQAYGNDRVRGRSSHSKSPAHPPYSGSSFGSYDSYQNKGAYGRTEGWDNERRGSDLQSSRQFEYPAFPQSLEELEMEYKREATELGKIRDKEEDEENYKHRETIREMRESYTKKLTHLRGTHAKQWDEFLQLDAQRRQQQVHQQMAASSFGGYKQHNYSEYEGGSVNAHYEGANLAALDSRSKYQNHMENYPSRPHGNFGEFQRQRRDDYENAYKRY